The proteins below come from a single Magallana gigas chromosome 10, xbMagGiga1.1, whole genome shotgun sequence genomic window:
- the LOC117683891 gene encoding uncharacterized protein has translation MTSSINIYSEYVDEKMTGFSFVWIVVFSIFLFHNSKARILISVPSIRIPLGTSYLSVMCIDFSHHHEYGFELILQFRQNKTNEWETIVKANRFGSFLTSKSTDIETRLLRNRRCDYYMSECMIDARISIHLKTCKDDPYPSFRCQIIDGTYTIDSSREVQLEITGNPTYIDSPSIVNPLTSKVFELGEVLQLQCTGEKDFRTQTDTDIRWCKSVSGQYQVISLQDTPQTQIVSQREDGCTYVQKSEIFYHITEEDNDLDIMCELEYIKNSKICGKGRFNSTLRISTHLKGDGWTLSPVMIYNEDSMLNAQNITVEGIGNTVQLICVGSNTNQTDSIMEEMMWCIRKKNTTEWKPVVLQENKLETVINSSGKIRIYSKVTYQCGSGVISSNVSLQINPSESEGQYYLKKREKVEPERREAWLAVTLIISVTLLVVILLLVTVLLKLAHRKGGLSLFGFVIKRESKQIVTGPNENYTNTEFNRDHSPEEIARDFYQIQHSSSTSNESGNTYEMNFNPDKQPTYEEMNKNDDPKEEYENLSF, from the exons ATGACTTCCTCGATCAACATCTATTCTGAATATGTTGATGAAAAAATGACCGGTTTTAGTTTTGTTTGGATTGTGGTTTTcagtatatttctttttcacaactcaaaag CACGAATACTAATATCTGTTCCTAGTATACGAATCCCACTGGGAACATCATATTTGTCCGTCATGTGCATTGATTTTTCACATCATCATGAATATGGTTTTGAATTGATTCTTCAATTCcgacaaaataaaaccaatgaaTGGGAAACAATCGTAAAGGCCAACAGATTCGGATCATTCCTTACAAGCAAAAGTACAGACATTGAAACACGCCTACTGAGAAATAGAAGGTGTGATTATTATATGTCTGAGTGCATGATAGACGCCAGAATATCAATACACTTGAAAACCTGTAAAGATGACCCATATCCTAGCTTTCGATGCCAAATTATTGATGGAACATACACAATTGATAGCTCGAGGGAGGTTCAGCTGGAAATTACAG gtaaCCCAACATATATTGATTCCCCATCAATTGTGAATCCGTTGACTTCAAAAGTTTTCGAACTTGGAGAAGTGTTGCAGCTTCAATGTACAGGAGAAAAGGACTTCAGAACCCAAACAGACACA GACATAAGATGGTGTAAGTCTGTATCAGGACAGTATCAGGTCATATCCTTACAAGACACTCCTCAAACTCAAATTGTATCCCAAAGAGAGGATGgttgtacatatgtacaaaaaTCGGAAATCTTCTATCACATAACAGAGGAAGACAATGATTTGGACATTATGTGTGAGTTGGAATAcattaaaaacagtaaaatatgTGGCAAAGGAAGATTCAACTCAACACTTCGAATCTCAACTCATTTGAAAg GAGACGGATGGACACTATCTCCCGTTATGATTTACAACGAAGACTCGATGCTTAATGCACAAAACATAACTGTGGAAGGTATAGGAAATACTGTACAGCTTATCTGCGTAGGGTCAAATACAAACCAGACCGATTCCATTATG GAGGAGATGATGTGGTGCATAAGGAAGAAAAATACTACCGAATGGAAACCAGTTGTTCTTCAAGAAAACAAACTAGAGACAGTGATAAACTCTAGCGgaaaaataagaatttacaGTAAAGTCACGTATCAATGTGGAAGTGGGGTGATATCTTCTAATGTCTCCCTGCAAATAAATCCCAGCGAATCGGAAG gtCAGTATTAtctgaaaaaaagagaaaaagttgAACCCGAGAGAAGAGAAGCATGGCTGGCAGTGACATTGATTATCTCTGTGACACTATTGGTAGTTATCCTGCTCCTCGTCACAGTTCTTCTAAAACTTGCACACAGGAAAGGCGGACTGTCCCTGTTTG GATTTGTAATCAAAAGGGAAAG caaGCAAATTGTCACCGGACCAAACGAAAACTATACTAATACAG AATTTAACAGAGATCATTCGCCTGAAGAGATAGCAAG gGATTTTTACCAGATTCAACACAGTAGCTCGACTTCTAATGAAAGTGGCAATAcatatgaaatgaattttaacccAGATAAACA ACCTACTTACGAGGAAATGAACAAAAACGACGACCCTAAGGAAGAATACgaaaatttgtcattttag
- the LOC105327351 gene encoding uncharacterized protein — translation MAAFSFVWIVVFSVFLFHCSEELIYIDVSSRSIPIGKSYLSVSCYDRFRLYVATKDSRPEMFLQFRQNQTSEWETIVEVNEAGTFLINSVTAIETDLERNKPCTRGRFNIIRCWIYANISIHLETCKDHIFPSLRCQLSNGTEIIERSRDLELEIKGKPTFIDSPSIVNSLTSKVFEPGEVLQLQCSGDKNFSTQTNTDIRWCKSASGQYEVISLQENPQTQIVSQREDDCTFVQKSEIFYHITDDDNDPEFMCELGYNAYRKICGKGRFNSTLRIPTNLKGDKWTLSPVIIYNEDSMLHPQNITIEGIGRTVQLLCVGSKVNQTKSVMEKIMWCIRKKNNTKWKPIVLQEDKIESMINTSGKITIYSKITYHLIGLDKYIDVMCQISSSTNCGSGEVSSTVSLQINPSELEDQYYPKQREIVEPERRESWLVVTTIISVTLLIGILFLLFGFVIKRKCKQVVTAPNEDYSNTELNRGCSPKGRAGDIYQNQHCSPTANESDNTYEMPLSPIKQPTYEEMNKSDVRKEEYEALSF, via the exons ATGGCTGCTTTTAGTTTTGTTTGGATTGTGGTTTTTAGTGTATTTCTTTTTCACTGTTCAGAAG aaCTGATATACATAGATGTTAGTAGTAGATCAATCCCAATTGGAAAATCATATTTATCCGTCAGCTGCTATGATCGATTTCGTTTGTATGTTGCGACTAAAGACTCGAGACCCGAAATGTTCCTTCAATTCCGCCAAAACCAAACCAGTGAATGGGAGACAATTGTTGAGGTCAACGAAGCAGGAACATTTCTAATAAACAGTGTTACAGCTATTGAAACAGACCTAGAGAGAAATAAACCATGTACCAGGGGCAGGTTCAATATAATAAGATGCTGGATATATGCCAACATATCAATACACTTGGAAACCTGTAAAGATCATATTTTTCCTAGCTTACGATGCCAATTATCTAATGGAACAGAAATAATTGAAAGATCAAGGGATTTGGAACTAGAAATTAAAg GTAAACCAACATTTATTGATTCCCCATCAATTGTGAATTCGTTGACTTCAAAAGTTTTTGAACCTGGAGAAGTGTTGCAGCTACAATGTTCTGGAGACAAGAACTTCAGTACCCAAACAAACACA GACATCAGGTGGTGTAAGTCTGCATCAGGACAGTATGAGGTGATATCTTTACAAGAGAATCCTCAAACTCAAATTGTATCTCAAAGAGAAGATGATTGTACCTTTGTACAAAAATCAGAGATCTTCTATCACATAACAGATGACGACAATGACCCAGAATTCATGTGTGAACTAGGATATAATGCATACAGAAAAATATGTGGCAAAGGAAGATTTAACTCAACACTTCGAATCCCGACCAATTTAAAag GTGACAAATGGACACTATCTCCTGTTATAATTTACAATGAAGATTCGATGCTTCATCCACAAAATATAACTATAGAGGGAATAGGTAGAACTGTACAACTTCTCTGCGTAGGATCTAAAGTAAACCAAACCAAGTCCGTTATG GAAAAAATTATGTGGTGCATAAGGAAGAAAAACAATACCAAATGGAAACCGATCGTTCTTCAAGAAGACAAAATAGAGTCAATGATAAATACTAGCGGCAAAATAACaatttacagtaaaattacTTATCACTTAATTGGGCTGGATAAATATATTGATGTTATGTGTCAGATTTCCTCGTCAACTAATTGCGGAAGTGGGGAAGTGTCTTCCACTGTCTCCTTGCAAATAAATCCCAGTGAATTAGAAG aCCAGTATTATCCGAAACAAAGAGAAATAGTTGAACCTGAGAGAAGAGAATCATGGCTGGTAGTGACAACGATTATCTCTGTGACACTATTGATAGGCATCCTGTTCCTCCTGTTTG GATTTGTAATCAAAAGGAAATG cAAACAAGTTGTCACTGCACCAAACGAAGACTATAGTAATACAG AATTAAACAGAGGGTGTTCGCCTAAAGGAAGAGCAGG agATATTTACCAAAATCAACACTGTAGCCCGACTGCTAATGAAAGTGACAATACATATGAGATGCCTTTAAGCCCAATTAAACA aCCTACTTACGAGGAGATGAACAAGAGTGACGTCCGCAAGGAAGAATACGAAGCTTTGTCATTTTAG
- the LOC105341636 gene encoding uncharacterized protein translates to MPHPGLTGRSRSVSGKQYFPHSIITKGCLAQPDLKGVIKRSWFSAGCTGLYFCKEVVSLRCEGTHAAFEPHPCGKPSSFLGGQVPGQGSIAAWILLLMAPKGLVPQCTGLLQVQHPPLVSGDGSFPDAGPFPPSLMQMGGC, encoded by the exons ATGCCGCATCCC GGACTTACGGGAAGGAGCAGGAGTGTTAGTGGAAAGCAGTATTTTCCTCATTCCATCATTACCAAGGGGTGTTTGGCTCAGCCCGACCTGAAGGGAGTAATTAAGAGAAGCTGGTTTTCTGCCGGGTGCACTGGTCTCTACTTCTGTAAAGAGGTTGTGTCTCTTCGATGTGAAGGGACACACGCCGCATTTGAGCCCCATCCTTGTGGCAAGCCCTCGTCTTTCCTCGGTGGCCAGGTTCCAGGTCAGGGATCCATTGCAGCCTGGATTCTGCTCCTGATGGCTCCGAAAGGCTTGGTTCCACAATGCACCGGTCTTCTCCAAGTGCA GCATCCCCCCTTGGTCTCAGGAGATGGTAGTTTCCCGGACGCTGGACCATTTCCTCCCTCTCTGATGCAGATGGGGGGTTGTTAA